A genomic segment from Spinacia oleracea cultivar Varoflay chromosome 3, BTI_SOV_V1, whole genome shotgun sequence encodes:
- the LOC110786276 gene encoding UDP-rhamnose/UDP-galactose transporter 4 encodes MSNKGDRKASLDAGAWFFNVVTSVGIIIVNKALMANYGFTFATTLTGLHFLTTTLMTSTFRWLGYIQPTQLPFSDILKFVLFANFSIVGMNVSLMWNSVGFYQIAKLSMIPVSCFLEVALDKMRYSRDTKLSIILVLLGVGVCTVTDVSVNTKGFVAALVAVWSTALQQYYVHHLQRKYSIGSFNLLGRTAPVQALSLLVVGPFLDHWLTGQRVDAYPFSSVSVFFIVLSCTIAIGTNLSQFICIGRFSAVTFQVLGHMKTIFVLVMGFTFFGKEGLNWHVVLGMIIAILGMMWYGNASSKPGGKERWSPPVSDVESQDLDKLLGSESNEPNGKV; translated from the exons ATGTCGAATAAGGGTGATAGGAAAGCTTCACTTGATGCAGGGGCTTGGTTTTTCAATGTCGTCACTTCCGTGGGGATCATCATTGTTAACAAGGCCTTAATGGCAAATTATGGTTTTACTTTTG CTACAACATTGACCGGTCTACATTTTTTGACAACCACTCTCATGACTTCTACGTTCCGTTGGCTGGGTTATATCCAGCCCACACAACTGCCGTTTTCAGACATTCTGAAGTTTGTTCTTTTTGCAAACTTTTCCATTGTTGGAATGAACGTGAGTCTGATGTGGAATTCTGTGGGATTTTATCAG ATTGCAAAGCTGAGTATGATCCCGGTGTCCTGTTTTCTTGAAGTGGCATTGGACAAGATGCGGTACTCTAGGGACACCAAGCTTAGCATTATATTAGTCCTGTTGGGGGTTGGAGTTTGCACTGTCACAGATGTTAGTGTCAATACCAAGGGTTTCGTTGCCGCTTTGGTGGCTGTTTGGAGTACTGCTCTACAGCAATAT TATGTTCATCATCTACAACGCAAGTATTCAATCGGCTCTTTCAATTTATTGGGCCGTACTGCTCCAGTGCAGGCTTTGTCACTACTGGTTGTAGGGCCGTTTCTCGACCATTGGTTGACTGGCCAAAGAGTTGATGCGTATCCCTTCAGTTCAGTATCTGTG TTCTTTATAGTACTCTCCTGCACCATTGCAATCGGCACAAACCTCAGCCAGTTCATCTGCATTGGTAGATTCTCAGCCGTGACCTTCCAAGTGCTCGGTCACATGAAGACTATATTTGTGTTGGTAATGGGATTCACTTTCTTCGGGAAAGAGGGTCTCAACTGGCACGTTGTTTTGGGCATGATTATTGCAATCTTGGGAATGATGTGGTACGGCAATGCTTCATCCAAACCCGGAGGAAAGGAACGCTGGTCTCCTCCGGTCTCTGATGTTGAGTCGCAAGATCTTGACAAATTACTGGGGTCCGAATCCAACGAGCCTAACGGGAAGGTATAA
- the LOC130470038 gene encoding uncharacterized protein: MPRRALPLRHVIHSPRLCDVIENQKSMQQGLYTRDFRSCELSQKIWRSSPLGIVSNSTGNVNIEHWVINFMSLFFQQDDGDAGRLVTFCSILWSLWLHRNEILFRGMSVNMEGILHGAQSPVQRWEKAQELQASRRLLQGALLPKKTNTKITVFTHGHCRGGGFISVVVDASWKAKKKVKQKHWTAAIGWEEETNHTPRVKGA, from the exons atgccACGTAGAGCTCTTCCGTTACGCCAtgtcatccactcaccaaggcTATGTGATGTTattgaaaaccaaaaatcaatgCAACAAGGTTTGTACACAAGAGACTTCAG ATCTTGTGAGCTGTCACAGAAGATATGGAGGAGCAGCCCTCTTGGCATCGTCTCCAATAGTACGGGTAACGTTAACATTGAGCATTGGGTCATAAATTTTATGAGTTTGTTTTTTCAGCAGGATGATGGAGATGCAGGAAGATTAGTTACGTTTTGTTCAATTTTGTGGTCGTTATGGCTGCATAGAAACGAAATCTTGTTCAGGGGCATGAGTGTTAATATGGAGGGGATTCTCCATGGAGCACAGTCACCTGTCCAGCGATGGGAAAAGGCGCAGGAGCTGCAAGCTTCAAGGAGACTTCTCCAAGGTGCCTTATTACCCAAGAAAACCAACACCAAGATTACAGTGTTCACACACGGGCATTGTAGAGGAGGAGGGTTCATATCCGTTGTCGTGGATGCCTCTTGGAAAGCAAAGAAAAAGGTCAAGCAGAAACACTGGACTGCAGCAATTGGTTGGGAAGAAGAAACGAACCACACGCCTAGGGTCAAGGGAGCATAA